In Sandaracinaceae bacterium, the DNA window CGGCGGTCGGCGCATCCTCTCCGAGGAGTGGGTCACCGAGTCCACCTCACCCTCACGCTCGTACGAAGGCTACGGCTACCAGTGGTGGCTCGAGGGCAACACACAGCCGGGCGTCCCAGAAGACATGTACGCCGCCATCGGTCACGACGGCCAGTACATCTACGTCATCCCCAGCCTCGAGCTCGTCGTCGTCCGCAACGGCTGGTACGCACCCTACCTGGGCGACACCGTGGCCGACCCGAGCCTCTTCGGCCGCTACCCGAGCGATGGAATCATCCCCAGCCGCGGCACGCGCCCACCCAGCGACTGGAGCGACGCGGAGTTCCTCGCCCCCATCGTGGCCAGCATCACCAACGCCCCCTGAGCTGGCCCCGCCGGGGCTTGTACGAAATGCTCTGGGGCGCTACGAAGCCGACATGCGATTGCCGTTCCGTCTTCTGCCCCTCCTCGCGCTCGGCGCGATCAGCGTGCTCGCCGCATGCACCGGGGGCAGCACCAGCACGTCCAGCCAGGTCACGCTGCAGGGCGAGGAGAGCAGCGGCGGCGACAGCGCAGACCCCGCGCGCACCGCGTACGAAGAGGCGCTGGCCGAGTTCCGCGACGGCGACTGCATCGAGGGCGAGCCGCTGTTCACGGCCGTCCGCACCGAGTTCCGCTTCAGCCGCTTCGCCGCCCTGGCCGAGCTGCGCATCGCCGACTGCAAGTTCGAGACGAAGGCCTACGCCGAGGCCATCGCGGGCTACCGCGAGTTCGTGCGCTTCCGCCCGTCGCACGCGGAGGTGGTCTACGCGCGCTTCCGCATCGCCGAGAGCTACTACGCGCAGATCCCCGCCGACTGGTTCCTGGTGCCGCCTTCGTGGGAGCGCGACCAGGGCGCCACGCGTGACGCGCTGAGCCAGCTCCGCCGCTTCATCTTGGACTTCGCAGAAGACACGCGCGTGCCCGAGGCGCGCCGTATGGAGCAGCGCTGCCTGGCCCTCATGGCCGAGCACGAGCTGTACGTGGCCGAGTTCTACCGCAGTCGGCGCGCCTACCGCGCCACCATCGCGCGCATCCAGACGCTGCTCGCCACCTACCACGGCAGTGGCGTCGAGCCGCGCGCGCTGCTGCTGCTGGGGCGGACGTTCCTGGACACCGAGGAGCCCGAGCGCGCCCGTCAGGCGTTCGAAGAGCTGGTGGCCAGCTTCCCGGAGTCGGAGCAGGCGGGTGCCGCGCGCACCGAGCTGAGCGACCTCCCCGCGATCAGCCCCTGACGCCTCGCGCCTGCGTTCCGCCCATCACTGCCCGCGCTGCTGCGTGTCCAGCATGCGCACGTACATGACCGCGGCCTTGTTGTCGGGCTCGAGCTCCACGGCGCGCACCCAGGAGCGACGCGCCGCGCCCAGGTCGCCGAGGCCCAGCTGCACCACGCCCAGCGCCACGTGCGCGGGCACGTAGCCCTCGCGGTACTTGAGCGCCTCCTTCAGCTCGTGGATGGCCGCCGCCGGGTCGCCCTGTTGCTTGTAGAGGTTGGCTAGCTTCACGCGCACGTCGGCGAAGTGCGGGCACAGCATGAGCGCCTTGCGCAGCTCGTGCATGGCCTCCGAGATGAGCCCCACGTCGGTGTAGCCCTGCGCGGTCTCCACGTGCAGGTTGGCGATCTTGCCCATGACGAAGGGGTCCAGCTTGCCAGGCGACTCTTCGCCGTGGTCCATGGCGGCCTGATAGATGCGCTTGGCGTCGTCGTAGCGGCCGAGGTCGTTGTAGGTGACCGACAGGTTGAGCGCCGCCTCGGTGTAGTTGGGGTTGACGCGCAGCGACTCTTCGAAGTGGTGCTGCGCGTCCTCGAGCTGCCCACGATCGTGCGCGATGACGCCCAGCATGTTGAGGATGTCGGCGAAGCGGACGTCGCGCGCGAGGCACTCGCGCAGGTAGTGCTCTGCCTTGTCGAATTCGCGCTTCTCGTAGTGCTCGCGGCCGAGTGCGAGGACCTGCTTGGTGCGTTCGTCCATGTACCCCGAAGGTATCCCGGAGCCGGCCCGCGCAGCAAGGACGGTGACTGCGCGGTCCCGGAACGAAGGCGCGCGCGTGCGTTGACGCAGGCCAGTGAGCGTGGCTTGGTTGCAGCCGTCATGGCGCG includes these proteins:
- the bamD gene encoding outer membrane protein assembly factor BamD, producing MRLPFRLLPLLALGAISVLAACTGGSTSTSSQVTLQGEESSGGDSADPARTAYEEALAEFRDGDCIEGEPLFTAVRTEFRFSRFAALAELRIADCKFETKAYAEAIAGYREFVRFRPSHAEVVYARFRIAESYYAQIPADWFLVPPSWERDQGATRDALSQLRRFILDFAEDTRVPEARRMEQRCLALMAEHELYVAEFYRSRRAYRATIARIQTLLATYHGSGVEPRALLLLGRTFLDTEEPERARQAFEELVASFPESEQAGAARTELSDLPAISP
- a CDS encoding tetratricopeptide repeat protein, which encodes MDERTKQVLALGREHYEKREFDKAEHYLRECLARDVRFADILNMLGVIAHDRGQLEDAQHHFEESLRVNPNYTEAALNLSVTYNDLGRYDDAKRIYQAAMDHGEESPGKLDPFVMGKIANLHVETAQGYTDVGLISEAMHELRKALMLCPHFADVRVKLANLYKQQGDPAAAIHELKEALKYREGYVPAHVALGVVQLGLGDLGAARRSWVRAVELEPDNKAAVMYVRMLDTQQRGQ